The genomic segment CATCTCTCAGCTGTGTCACCCCTCGGTCACAGCGTTGCCGTAAGAGGCTGGGCCAATTCACTGCAAAGCCTGCCACTGCaaatcgaggaagaaagtAGTCGTTACGACTGCAGTCAGAGCTGTCTACAGATGTGAAAAGCGTTTGCTCGTCATCTGAGATCAGCACCTGTGGCAGCGGAGTCACAGCAGCACGACTGTTGCCATATATGGGTACATCGTGTCGATGGTTGCCAGTCAATGGTTTTTGCCGCAACCCGGCATCAGCGGTCCACTTTGTCGCCGTAATTCgagtgaaggagaaaacacCGGTACAACATTAGAGTAGATTCTTGGTGACTCCACTGGGAAACCCCACGTTCGTCATGTGGGAGGAAAAGCTTGTGCATTGGGGTTCATGACATATTTTCATTGAGGGTTTCCCTCTTGATTCGAGACAGATGAAACACACACGAACACTCGGGATGCTGAAAAAAGCGGTGACAAACGGAGCGGTAGTTGATGGAATTACTTGCTTCTGTGCAAAGACCGTTTTCAGCCGTTGTGTCTCAGCTGTGAACTTTGTGGAAGAGACTACGGTAAAGGaggcgggggggggggggcgggaAGAGGCGTTATGCGAATTTGTAGGGAACGAACTGCTGCACTGGGAGGACACCGGTGATGCCTCATATGGTGAGGAAGAGGTATTGTCCGTACAACCACTGCTACAACCAGTTACGCTGAGCACGGGAAACGCCCTGTTGCTAGGCATGGGTTGGCATCTGCGTGTCGTTGGTCGTTGTTTAGCTGCTTTCTGAGAGCACACTTGAGTTTCGGTGGCCCAGGAGGGGCTTCCGTTTCGGCTTATAGATTTCTCGAAGTACACGTTAAAGTCTGTTTCTAGGAACCATCCGTAATGCACGGTCGAGACAGTTGGGAGTGAACAGCAACAACAGAGTTCGTTGTCGCCCATTGTGATCCTACTCTCCTGGTGAGCCCCTTCGTTGGACTTACCCTTAAACGCGTAGCCGTTTGTTTGTTGCACTTTGCATTTTTTGTTTCGATTCTGCTCAATCAAAACACCTTGTTTGACACTACCATGTTTTTGACTTGGCTGTGGTTCTCTCAGAGGTGTTGTATCGTCGTTTGGCGTTGATCCTTTAGTTGTATTCCCCCTAACTCCTTTCAAGCCCATGAACATTCCCGCTTtaaatgcagagagaaacgagggaaatCGACTCATCATACGATTGGGTTTCGTGTATGCCCAGAGCGCAAATGGCTTGGCAGAGCGCTGTCCCCGTTCCGTAACCTGTGGGATTGAACGCTTGAACTGTAGAGTGTCACCTTGTACCACGTGATCAACATGATTGTGAATACGTGCTCAGCGACCATGCTGGCCTTGTTCATCGAATTTCTCTGCGCTCTGAGCAACGGCTCTAGTGAGAGTAAAGCGATGACGACGGAGGAAGTGACGTCTTCAGCACCAGCGGTCACTACTGGAGCTACACTCGCCGAAGTGAAGAACGAAGACTCAGCTACCGCTCTGAAGAAATTGAGCAGGTGGGGTATGCATGTTGAGATGAGACGCTGACCCTTTCCAACCGAGGGACAGATGGGTGTCCAGGAGGACGCTCCCTGGTATCCCGTGGAGCATGAGCTGCCAGAGAAAGTTGGGTACAGGGGGTTTGTGGCTGTTGGCGGCCTTTGGAGGTGTTCTTTTCTGGCGTCCATACATTATGCTGCTGTCGACGCTGGGAATTTATCCTTCTTGAGAagtgttgtttttcggccAAATTCGATACATACGGACAGCCTGTCAGTTCCAGTGGTGCTCTAATACCACTCAAAATGTGTGTCTGCCTGTTGCACTACAGAACCAGACAAAGCCCCatccagaagaaaacggcggCGATACATTGCAAAAAGACGGTGACTGTTACCACGGCGGGCGTTTTGCTGACAGCCGTCGTGG from the Toxoplasma gondii ME49 chromosome IX, whole genome shotgun sequence genome contains:
- a CDS encoding Toxoplasma gondii family B protein (encoded by transcript TGME49_299570~Signal peptide predicted by SignalP 2.0 HMM (probability 0.904) with cleavage site probability 0.440 at residue 24~Predicted trans-membrane domain (TMHMM2.0):83-103) codes for the protein MIVNTCSATMLALFIEFLCALSNGSSESKAMTTEEVTSSAPAVTTGATLAEVKNEDSATALKKLSRTRQSPIQKKTAAIHCKKTVTVTTAGVLLTAVVGMLMASGKLRQRLHATLNKAGGEIEGNTMRRLAEGGGDGGKCVSLVITSESR